GAATCCGTGGAAGGAACCTGCGAATGAATTCGCGGTTCCTTCGAATTCATAACCCCTAAAAACCGTAGAATGAATTCTACGGTTTTTGGTTCATCCTTTTATCGATCCCCTGCCCATCTCTTTGGTTCTTAATGTATTGTATTACAATTTCTTTTTCTGCGCTTTTAATCTTTCGGGCATGGAATGATCTCCCCCAAAGCTTGCGATGCTCAAAACGATTCGTTGGATACGCTTGAAACAATCTTCTGGCTGATATCCCCTTTATCAACTTCATCACACCCGAAGCGCTAAGAACATAATTTTGTTCGATTAACAGGTGAACATGATCACAAAGAATCTCACAGGCCAGAATTTCAAAGCCCTTCTCATCGGAGATGGTGGCAAATGTATTTTTGAGAAAACTTCTTATTTCCTCATCATCAAGCGTCTGTTGGCCATCATAACTATTAAAAGTATAGTGATAAAGCATAAACCATTTTACACTGAAAAAGTGCGGAATTTATTCTGCACTTTTTCACCCAGGAACCGAGAATTCATTCTCAGGTTCCGTCGAATTC
This window of the Candidatus Margulisiibacteriota bacterium genome carries:
- the tnpA gene encoding IS200/IS605 family transposase, whose amino-acid sequence is MLYHYTFNSYDGQQTLDDEEIRSFLKNTFATISDEKGFEILACEILCDHVHLLIEQNYVLSASGVMKLIKGISARRLFQAYPTNRFEHRKLWGRSFHARKIKSAEKEIVIQYIKNQRDGQGIDKRMNQKP